The following coding sequences are from one Candidatus Dependentiae bacterium window:
- a CDS encoding protein serine/threonine phosphatase 2C family protein, which translates to MNTKIKMICLMLLLASNVIGQPVLLVPGAQTTALSTKQVQTVHVTGDVASLVQKKMTVSAEEIRWLKVFTKKDDLVQRVKNNESKLARELRLLFAAKQPAVLAVAAETELDSVVIQLSIDAKGMHEVVVYSVAECPAWVAPLVDASAQAADSSWSLAKKLGVTGLVVGISVMPIAVLKGNSRKQMVFNKTKANKTPWAEMTAEKFILPTNYHYNPSEDSRKKSVCQSMASFETVTTEFGRAVAAFQMNGLRYGDDQQDSIAFLRDENWVAFAVFDGHAGNMVSRGLTGESNFLGQLLTKVKEDGKVKQESINLLYKKIDEEIKKAPRYKYFNNSYDCFAGSTAVVFVANIATNQGWFINLGDSSALAVKDGRIILETKDHDLKCLPSCNDTTHDENCEIKRVEDAGSYVISGRIGGSLNVARSFGDFDLKTTYNPSNKDTPVSVIPDIQEFPLTDCDTIFMYSDGVADVYGSTLKSQEIVNFLTEEKYLAYNPAQYLCWRAFQEGSTDNISAIVIDLNAFLGLLTSPETPRR; encoded by the coding sequence ATGAATACAAAAATAAAAATGATTTGTTTGATGCTTCTTTTGGCATCAAATGTTATTGGACAACCGGTGTTACTGGTTCCCGGAGCGCAAACGACAGCGCTTTCTACCAAACAAGTCCAAACAGTGCACGTGACTGGCGATGTAGCATCGTTGGTACAAAAAAAAATGACCGTCTCAGCGGAAGAAATTCGCTGGTTGAAGGTTTTTACCAAAAAAGATGATTTAGTACAACGCGTAAAAAATAACGAAAGTAAGCTTGCCCGCGAGCTGAGATTGCTTTTTGCAGCAAAACAACCTGCAGTTCTGGCTGTTGCTGCAGAAACCGAGCTTGATTCAGTTGTAATTCAGCTTTCGATTGACGCAAAAGGCATGCATGAAGTTGTGGTTTATTCTGTGGCCGAGTGTCCTGCGTGGGTTGCGCCATTGGTTGATGCGAGTGCGCAAGCGGCTGACAGTTCATGGTCACTTGCTAAAAAATTAGGAGTAACCGGATTGGTTGTTGGTATTTCTGTCATGCCAATAGCAGTGCTAAAGGGTAACTCACGCAAACAAATGGTTTTTAATAAAACCAAAGCCAACAAAACTCCATGGGCTGAAATGACAGCAGAAAAATTTATTCTCCCGACCAATTATCATTATAACCCCTCAGAGGACTCACGCAAAAAAAGTGTCTGCCAATCCATGGCCTCATTTGAAACGGTTACCACAGAATTTGGCCGAGCTGTTGCGGCCTTCCAAATGAATGGCCTTCGATATGGCGATGACCAGCAAGATTCTATCGCCTTTCTCAGAGATGAAAACTGGGTAGCTTTTGCGGTGTTTGATGGCCATGCCGGAAACATGGTTTCACGCGGACTTACCGGAGAAAGCAACTTTCTCGGACAGCTTCTAACAAAAGTGAAAGAAGATGGTAAGGTCAAACAAGAATCCATCAATCTACTTTATAAGAAAATTGATGAAGAAATAAAAAAGGCGCCCCGCTATAAGTATTTTAACAATTCTTACGATTGTTTTGCTGGTTCAACTGCAGTTGTTTTTGTTGCAAACATCGCAACCAACCAAGGATGGTTTATAAACCTTGGTGATTCCTCCGCTCTTGCTGTAAAAGATGGTAGGATTATCCTTGAAACAAAAGACCATGATCTCAAGTGCTTACCTTCTTGCAACGACACAACTCACGACGAAAATTGTGAAATAAAACGCGTTGAAGATGCCGGAAGCTATGTCATATCCGGGAGAATTGGGGGATCATTAAACGTCGCTCGCTCCTTTGGTGATTTTGATTTAAAAACAACCTATAACCCTTCAAACAAAGATACGCCAGTTTCTGTTATTCCCGATATTCAAGAATTTCCATTAACCGATTGTGATACTATTTTTATGTATTCAGATGGCGTTGCAGATGTGTATGGCTCAACATTAAAAAGTCAGGAAATCGTCAATTTTTTAACAGAAGAGAAATATCTTGCCTATAACCCCGCACAATATTTATGCTGGAGGGCTTTTCAAGAAGGCTCGACAGATAACATTTCTGCAATCGTTATCGATTTAAATGCTTTTTTAGGTTTACTTACCAGTCCAGAAACCCCAAGAAGATAA
- a CDS encoding cysteine--tRNA ligase, whose amino-acid sequence MNLKLSNTISRKKEPFVAQSLTYVTMYVCGITPYSYSHIGHARVYVTFDILHRLLKVLGKKVTYIRNFTDIDDKILDRIPLPHTQIEEKITQFVQPFIADFHSGLQKLNCLPVSHEPRVTQTIPEIIELVEQLIAKKHAYVVGNDVYYDIASFSAYGKLSGHPLENLLAGSRVDVADGKKNPGDFALWKGNSDGLYWSSPWGYGRPGWHIECSAMVGKYAKTLDIHGGGADLMFPHHENECAQSEAGFGYPLASYWMHVEFLLMNKEKMSKSLGNVLLMKDVLEKNKPMAFRFLMLQHGYNKPLSYSDDDLAAAEKAFDRLNDLFWRVESISDIDFMQAVLEQDIPFISQAFAAIEDDLGSAKAIALIFEHISEIKNSPEARKLTKALCEQVLGLKFEEPKEQEISDEIKTLIEQREIARKEKNWVQADQIRAQLVALGYDVKDKKL is encoded by the coding sequence ATGAATTTAAAATTATCGAATACGATTTCGCGCAAAAAAGAGCCGTTTGTGGCTCAGTCTTTGACTTATGTTACGATGTATGTCTGCGGCATAACGCCATACAGTTACTCGCACATTGGTCATGCGCGGGTGTATGTAACCTTTGATATCTTGCATAGATTACTTAAGGTTTTAGGAAAAAAGGTTACGTATATCAGGAATTTTACTGATATTGACGATAAGATTTTAGATCGTATTCCGCTTCCGCATACCCAGATCGAAGAAAAAATTACGCAATTTGTGCAGCCATTTATTGCCGATTTTCATTCAGGGTTGCAAAAACTTAATTGTTTGCCGGTGAGTCATGAGCCGCGGGTTACCCAGACGATTCCAGAAATTATTGAGTTAGTTGAGCAATTAATAGCCAAAAAACATGCTTATGTGGTGGGCAATGATGTTTACTATGACATTGCATCGTTTTCTGCGTATGGAAAATTGTCGGGTCATCCGCTTGAAAATCTTTTAGCTGGTTCACGGGTTGATGTTGCCGATGGCAAAAAAAATCCGGGAGATTTTGCTTTGTGGAAAGGGAACAGTGATGGTCTTTACTGGAGTTCACCCTGGGGGTATGGCAGGCCGGGATGGCATATTGAATGTTCTGCGATGGTTGGTAAATATGCCAAAACATTAGATATTCATGGTGGAGGCGCAGATTTGATGTTTCCGCATCACGAAAATGAGTGTGCGCAGTCTGAGGCTGGATTTGGGTATCCACTAGCATCTTATTGGATGCACGTTGAATTTTTGTTGATGAATAAAGAAAAAATGTCGAAAAGTCTGGGAAATGTACTATTGATGAAAGATGTTTTAGAGAAAAATAAACCGATGGCCTTTCGCTTCTTGATGTTGCAGCATGGGTACAATAAGCCTTTGAGTTATTCGGATGACGATCTTGCGGCAGCAGAGAAAGCTTTTGATAGGCTGAATGATTTGTTCTGGCGAGTGGAATCGATCAGTGATATTGATTTTATGCAGGCGGTACTTGAGCAAGATATACCATTTATTTCACAGGCTTTTGCGGCAATAGAAGATGATTTGGGGTCAGCAAAAGCTATTGCGTTAATTTTTGAGCATATTTCAGAGATAAAAAATTCACCAGAAGCAAGAAAACTAACCAAAGCGTTGTGTGAGCAGGTCCTAGGCTTGAAATTTGAAGAGCCCAAAGAACAAGAAATTTCGGACGAAATAAAAACGCTTATTGAACAGCGAGAAATTGCGCGAAAAGAAAAAAATTGGGTACAGGCAGATCAGATTCGAGCTCAATTAGTAGCTCTTGGGTATGATGTTAAAGATAAAAAATTATAG
- a CDS encoding MATE family efflux transporter translates to MKKNFSLFKIIQLTFPTFISQATLMAVGLVDMYFAGGLGSAAISALTIAHTSWNMIMAFFEGLRLGTTILASQFFGAQREEDMYHVGRIGLAISAILGILLIILGKPLAILIYATFSKTPEIQQLGIRYLPIIMASGGFTFATFVIDGMFRSTNRVVIPTIITLIAQSLNIILNCVFVWGRIDFIVIPFVCKIPVNLYFCEPMGIEGIAYATLLAYIISALFALGALYTQGFKSLFYRLGTSFKAILGDYIKSASSVGVHAGFRFMAMLIFNRILEALGQNASASFGVAAQVFHISYIPGLAFMFTMSLLIAQLIGGKQTNYLWHVAVRVTGTALCCAGIIGIAVFAYAYEIALIFSPTDLIVAQNAATLIKIIAFNQFIVMTNFMFRGYLNGAKQTAFLMRASMITTYGVFLPTSYLIAIIFEQGLVGAYAGIVTWNLVDTLVNALKARQIAQQFKQEEAIIEAVTDLIE, encoded by the coding sequence ATGAAAAAAAACTTTTCTCTTTTTAAAATTATCCAATTAACATTTCCAACATTTATTTCCCAGGCAACGCTTATGGCCGTTGGACTTGTTGATATGTATTTTGCTGGCGGACTTGGAAGCGCTGCAATTTCCGCGCTTACGATCGCTCATACCTCGTGGAATATGATCATGGCGTTTTTTGAAGGCCTACGTCTTGGCACAACAATTCTAGCTTCTCAATTTTTTGGAGCTCAACGCGAAGAAGACATGTATCATGTTGGTCGAATCGGGCTCGCCATTTCTGCAATTCTTGGAATCCTTTTGATTATTTTAGGAAAACCACTTGCGATTCTCATTTACGCAACCTTTAGCAAAACACCAGAAATTCAACAACTCGGTATTCGCTATTTACCAATTATCATGGCCTCTGGTGGGTTCACCTTTGCAACATTTGTTATCGATGGCATGTTTCGCAGCACAAATCGAGTAGTAATTCCAACGATCATTACACTGATTGCACAATCATTAAATATCATACTCAACTGTGTATTTGTTTGGGGCAGAATCGACTTTATCGTTATTCCATTTGTCTGCAAAATTCCCGTTAACCTCTATTTTTGTGAACCAATGGGTATCGAAGGAATTGCATACGCAACTCTTCTTGCATACATCATTTCAGCACTTTTTGCTCTCGGTGCACTCTATACCCAAGGATTTAAATCTCTTTTTTACAGACTTGGAACATCATTTAAAGCAATTCTTGGTGATTATATCAAAAGCGCATCAAGCGTTGGTGTTCATGCTGGTTTTAGATTTATGGCAATGCTTATTTTCAACAGAATCCTAGAAGCTCTTGGACAAAATGCATCTGCATCTTTTGGTGTTGCAGCACAAGTCTTTCACATATCATACATTCCAGGCCTTGCCTTCATGTTCACCATGTCTCTGTTGATCGCACAACTAATCGGTGGAAAACAAACTAACTATCTTTGGCACGTCGCTGTTCGTGTTACAGGAACAGCTCTCTGCTGTGCAGGAATTATTGGTATAGCAGTTTTTGCTTATGCGTACGAAATTGCGTTAATTTTCAGCCCAACAGACTTAATTGTGGCTCAAAATGCAGCAACACTCATCAAAATCATCGCGTTTAATCAGTTTATCGTAATGACAAATTTCATGTTCCGTGGATACTTAAATGGTGCCAAACAAACAGCTTTCCTTATGAGAGCAAGCATGATTACAACTTACGGGGTATTTTTGCCAACTTCGTATCTTATCGCAATCATCTTCGAGCAAGGACTTGTTGGTGCTTACGCGGGAATCGTCACATGGAACCTTGTTGATACATTAGTAAACGCGCTTAAAGCACGTCAAATTGCTCAACAATTCAAACAAGAAGAAGCAATCATTGAGGCCGTAACCGATTTAATCGAATAA
- the priA gene encoding primosomal protein N', protein MINHNSKRFYFVYVQVWLLAGWQEPLWYKVPPTKESLIFIDSFVEVPLRNQIFPALVQRCTSQPPQKINVSNIREIIRVFEIPKDNKHSSFINKVGHFYFVSPTTLYQRFISSIQSKPEELDSSTQITVQTVPDVILSNEQAAAIATITPAIIQETYKPFLLHGVTGSGKTEVYKKLIKTALEQKKTILCLFPEVALALQFEAIFKAQLTTPHLVFSFHSSSKISAKKTLWNNLLNKTPCVILGVHLPVLLPISNLGLIIVDEEHERGFQEKRHPKINSKEMALWRAQLYNCPIVLGSATPSLSTLYREKRGLIQKCTLSKRFRGKFPSIIHASLKDSPKKRASFWITRELEKAITDRLQKKEQVILYLNRRGYSFSAQCQSCGEFVTCKACSVSLTPHELENNSFSLSCHYCGYACAVPTTCKKCHKSELPLLMKGIGTQQLTTIVKKLFPDARVARADLDSTKKKREWLEDVKKFKQGEIDILIGTQLITKGYHFPKVTLVGIVWADLGLAIPDYHTRESVLQKLIQVAGRAGREQEHSEVIIQSMSNDDLFSYISEEKYPAFCENELLMRQELAYPPFTRLIQIEFFNKKETVLIDEIHQYKKALQEVISNQNLPIVVLGPVEPLMKKIGGVETRHLFLRSTTFQDIQTLVTKAPAFKTFSSSIFINST, encoded by the coding sequence CTGATTAATCATAACTCTAAAAGGTTTTATTTCGTGTATGTACAAGTATGGCTTTTGGCCGGATGGCAAGAGCCCTTGTGGTATAAGGTCCCACCAACAAAAGAATCATTAATTTTTATTGATTCTTTTGTTGAAGTTCCTTTGCGTAACCAAATTTTTCCTGCGCTTGTGCAACGCTGCACAAGCCAACCACCACAAAAAATAAATGTGTCCAACATTCGTGAAATTATACGCGTCTTTGAAATCCCAAAAGACAACAAACATTCATCGTTTATTAACAAAGTTGGGCATTTCTATTTCGTATCACCAACAACGCTCTATCAACGCTTCATCTCATCAATTCAATCAAAGCCAGAAGAATTGGATAGCTCAACGCAAATTACGGTACAAACCGTCCCAGATGTCATACTTTCAAACGAACAGGCGGCTGCAATTGCAACAATTACACCCGCAATAATTCAAGAGACATACAAGCCATTTCTACTCCATGGCGTTACCGGCTCTGGCAAAACAGAAGTATATAAAAAACTCATTAAAACAGCTCTTGAGCAAAAAAAAACGATCTTGTGCCTCTTTCCCGAAGTTGCGCTTGCATTGCAATTTGAAGCTATTTTTAAAGCTCAGCTCACAACTCCACACCTTGTGTTTTCATTTCATTCAAGTTCAAAAATTTCTGCGAAAAAGACGCTGTGGAATAACCTTTTAAATAAAACTCCCTGCGTCATCTTAGGCGTTCACCTTCCTGTTTTGTTACCAATTTCAAACCTTGGACTAATCATCGTCGATGAAGAACACGAACGAGGCTTTCAGGAAAAACGCCATCCAAAAATAAATTCGAAAGAAATGGCGCTCTGGCGAGCCCAACTATACAACTGCCCTATCGTACTTGGATCTGCAACCCCCAGCCTCTCAACGCTTTACCGAGAAAAGCGGGGTCTTATCCAAAAATGCACTCTATCAAAACGGTTTCGTGGAAAGTTTCCCTCTATCATTCACGCATCGCTCAAAGATTCTCCTAAGAAGCGCGCTTCTTTTTGGATTACCCGCGAGCTGGAAAAAGCGATTACTGATCGATTGCAAAAAAAAGAACAAGTGATTTTGTACCTCAATCGTCGAGGATATAGCTTTTCTGCGCAATGTCAGTCGTGCGGCGAATTTGTTACTTGCAAGGCTTGCTCTGTTTCACTTACTCCTCACGAGCTAGAAAACAATTCTTTTTCCCTTTCATGCCACTATTGCGGATATGCATGCGCAGTGCCAACCACCTGCAAAAAATGTCATAAATCAGAGCTCCCCCTACTCATGAAAGGAATCGGAACTCAGCAACTTACAACAATCGTCAAAAAACTTTTTCCTGATGCACGAGTTGCGCGAGCTGACCTAGATTCTACAAAAAAGAAACGCGAGTGGCTTGAAGATGTTAAAAAGTTCAAACAAGGAGAAATTGACATCCTCATCGGAACACAACTAATTACAAAAGGATACCACTTTCCCAAAGTAACTCTTGTTGGGATTGTATGGGCAGACCTTGGTCTTGCAATTCCAGACTACCACACGCGCGAAAGTGTTTTACAAAAACTTATTCAAGTTGCAGGCAGGGCCGGCAGAGAACAAGAACACAGTGAAGTTATCATTCAATCAATGAGCAACGATGATCTTTTTTCATACATCAGCGAAGAAAAATACCCTGCGTTTTGCGAAAATGAATTGCTGATGCGTCAAGAGCTTGCATATCCACCATTCACACGGCTCATACAAATCGAATTCTTCAACAAAAAAGAAACCGTTTTAATCGACGAAATACATCAATACAAAAAAGCGCTACAAGAAGTTATCTCCAACCAAAATCTTCCAATTGTTGTGCTTGGACCAGTAGAACCTCTCATGAAAAAAATCGGCGGCGTTGAAACCAGACACCTTTTTTTACGCAGCACAACATTTCAAGACATCCAAACTCTGGTCACCAAAGCTCCAGCGTTTAAAACATTTTCAAGCTCTATTTTTATAAATTCCACTTAA
- the tsaB gene encoding tRNA (adenosine(37)-N6)-threonylcarbamoyltransferase complex dimerization subunit type 1 TsaB: MTSHFLVLQCSYKNLSIGISCNEKLIDSVQEVSKTASSTLVPLAQSILKKNNLTLEALSGIIIDQGPGAFSSLRVLLSTVNALGFALKIPLVGLDGLDELAKATLSHILSENHSHRSFIIICLLNAYNAESYYGIYEINFDAKEIITKKSAGYKKTALLLDEIAKKYPNIKIYFSGNGIVLCTDQINSAFNSNQVELFPQIELAPLEILSKSGFLLFCSTQNQSSKLTPLYLKENMYTPSSKSS; this comes from the coding sequence ATGACTTCTCACTTCCTGGTCCTCCAGTGCAGCTACAAAAATCTCTCCATCGGTATCTCTTGCAACGAAAAATTGATTGATTCGGTCCAGGAAGTTAGCAAAACAGCGAGCTCAACATTAGTTCCTCTCGCTCAAAGTATCTTAAAAAAAAATAATCTAACGCTTGAAGCGCTCTCAGGAATAATTATTGACCAAGGACCAGGCGCATTTAGTTCATTGCGGGTACTACTCTCTACGGTCAACGCTCTTGGCTTTGCCCTCAAAATACCTCTTGTCGGCCTTGATGGCCTTGATGAACTTGCAAAAGCAACCCTAAGTCACATTTTATCTGAAAACCACTCTCATCGGTCATTTATCATAATTTGTTTGCTTAATGCGTATAACGCTGAGTCTTATTATGGAATTTATGAAATAAATTTTGATGCAAAAGAAATTATCACCAAAAAATCTGCTGGATACAAAAAAACAGCTCTTCTTTTGGATGAAATTGCTAAAAAATACCCCAACATCAAAATATATTTTTCTGGAAACGGTATTGTATTATGCACTGACCAGATCAATTCAGCCTTCAACTCAAATCAAGTAGAACTTTTTCCGCAGATTGAACTTGCCCCCCTTGAAATTCTAAGTAAAAGTGGTTTTTTGCTTTTCTGCTCAACCCAAAATCAATCGTCAAAACTCACCCCCTTGTACCTAAAAGAAAACATGTACACTCCAAGTTCAAAGAGTTCATAA